A single Calidifontibacter indicus DNA region contains:
- a CDS encoding Gfo/Idh/MocA family protein encodes MGIAVVGAGYWGPNLVRNLYASQDFDLRWLCDLDQERAHRVADRYSGVRVTTEFEEVLADEGVEAVAIATPASTHAPIGRAALHAGRHVLLEKPLAASTEEAAELVRLADEYGRTLMCDHTFCYTPAVQYLRDLVAGGDLGDVLFVDSVRINLGLVQPDVDVFWDLAPHDLSILDFVLPGGLRPIGVAAHGADPIGAGVACLGYLSLPLPGGAIAGVHVNWLSPTKIRHMVIGGSRRTVVWDDLNPQQRISVYDRGVDLSPMGGVSADTKRKVNVSYRLGDMHAPALPEREALMGMVTEFAAAIRENRPPLTDGRGGQRVLEVLSAASRSQQAGGAFIDMGTRPMAVAQ; translated from the coding sequence ATCGGAATTGCAGTAGTGGGGGCGGGTTACTGGGGGCCGAATCTGGTCCGGAACCTGTACGCGAGCCAGGACTTCGACCTCAGATGGTTGTGTGACCTGGACCAGGAGCGGGCCCACCGGGTTGCGGATCGGTACTCCGGGGTGCGGGTGACGACTGAGTTCGAGGAGGTCCTCGCCGACGAAGGTGTGGAGGCGGTAGCGATCGCGACGCCCGCCTCCACCCACGCACCGATCGGGCGTGCCGCCCTTCACGCGGGGCGGCACGTCCTACTGGAGAAGCCGCTCGCCGCAAGCACGGAGGAAGCAGCCGAACTGGTCCGGCTCGCCGACGAGTACGGCCGCACCCTGATGTGCGACCACACCTTCTGTTACACCCCGGCGGTGCAGTACCTGCGTGACCTGGTCGCCGGCGGCGACCTCGGGGACGTGCTGTTCGTCGACTCCGTGCGGATCAACCTCGGTCTGGTGCAACCCGACGTCGACGTGTTCTGGGACCTTGCACCGCACGACCTGTCGATCCTCGACTTCGTGCTGCCCGGCGGGCTGCGACCCATCGGCGTTGCTGCTCACGGGGCCGATCCGATCGGCGCAGGCGTTGCCTGCCTGGGCTATCTGAGCCTGCCGCTGCCCGGTGGCGCGATTGCGGGGGTTCACGTGAACTGGTTGAGCCCCACCAAGATTCGCCACATGGTGATCGGTGGGAGTCGCCGCACCGTCGTGTGGGACGACCTGAACCCACAGCAGCGGATCTCGGTCTACGACCGTGGCGTGGACCTCTCGCCGATGGGCGGCGTGAGTGCTGACACCAAACGCAAGGTCAACGTCAGCTACCGACTGGGGGACATGCACGCTCCAGCCCTCCCGGAACGGGAGGCGCTGATGGGCATGGTCACCGAGTTCGCCGCCGCGATCAGGGAGAACCGTCCACCGTTGACCGATGGACGCGGCGGCCAGCGGGTGCTCGAGGTGCTCAGCGCAGCGAGCCGAAGTCAGCAAGCCGGTGGCGCGTTCATCGACATGGGCACCCGGCCGATGGCGGTGGCGCAGTGA